One Thermoanaerobaculales bacterium genomic window carries:
- a CDS encoding 6-carboxytetrahydropterin synthase encodes MATTVTVKLYFEAAHRLHNPAQPEDWNRQVFGKCNNPHGHGHNYVLEVSVGGEVDPATGYLIDMKVLKDIVRGTVVDEVDHRNLSIEVPWLAGINTTAENLARAFFERIAPALPRGVQLAVVTVHESERNSASYREERVGIGPRARS; translated from the coding sequence ATGGCCACGACCGTCACCGTCAAGCTCTACTTCGAGGCCGCCCACCGGCTCCACAACCCGGCCCAGCCCGAGGACTGGAACCGGCAGGTCTTCGGCAAGTGCAACAACCCGCACGGCCACGGGCACAACTACGTGCTCGAGGTGTCGGTCGGGGGCGAGGTGGATCCCGCGACCGGCTACCTCATCGACATGAAGGTCCTCAAGGACATCGTGCGTGGGACCGTCGTCGACGAGGTCGACCACCGCAACCTCTCGATCGAGGTCCCCTGGCTGGCCGGGATCAACACCACGGCGGAGAACCTGGCGCGAGCCTTCTTCGAGCGCATCGCCCCGGCGCTGCCGCGGGGCGTGCAGCTGGCCGTGGTCACGGTCCACGAGAGCGAGCGCAACAGCGCCAGCTACCGGGAGGAGCGTGTGGGCATAGGCCCCCGGGCGCGCTCCTGA
- a CDS encoding nitrilase-related carbon-nitrogen hydrolase, with protein sequence MLGSTREATVRVAGIQLDVAWEDPAANLPRASSMVAEAAAAGARLIVLPEMFATGFSMAATEMAAHADAIRGGLSELARRHGVWLLGGYAEPGEERPHNACSLMNPEGSEVLHYRKIHPFSMAGEGDHYEAGTRMVTADVEGIRITPTICYDLRFPEIYRATAARTDLFVVIASWPDRRSDAWRTLLAARAIDCLAWVLGVNRVGKDPYDVPHRGDTSLVDPMGKAVEALAWAEGIVAGEVDVVRARELRRRLPFLDDRRPEVYASLAPTRPGDGG encoded by the coding sequence GTGCTAGGCTCGACCCGGGAGGCGACGGTGCGGGTTGCCGGCATCCAGCTCGACGTGGCGTGGGAGGACCCGGCGGCCAACCTGCCGCGGGCCTCGTCGATGGTTGCCGAGGCTGCCGCGGCCGGGGCGCGGCTGATCGTGCTGCCGGAGATGTTCGCAACCGGGTTCTCGATGGCCGCGACCGAGATGGCGGCCCATGCCGATGCCATCCGGGGCGGCCTGTCCGAGCTCGCGCGGCGCCACGGGGTGTGGCTGCTGGGCGGGTACGCGGAGCCGGGCGAGGAGCGCCCGCACAACGCCTGCTCGCTGATGAATCCGGAAGGCAGCGAGGTGCTCCACTACCGCAAGATCCACCCGTTCTCGATGGCCGGCGAGGGCGACCACTACGAGGCGGGGACGCGGATGGTGACGGCCGACGTCGAGGGGATCCGGATCACGCCGACGATCTGCTACGACCTCCGGTTTCCCGAGATCTACCGGGCGACCGCGGCCCGCACCGACCTCTTCGTGGTCATCGCGAGCTGGCCGGATCGCCGCAGCGACGCCTGGCGGACCCTGCTCGCCGCCCGCGCCATCGACTGCCTGGCATGGGTGCTCGGCGTCAACCGGGTCGGCAAGGACCCCTACGACGTGCCGCACCGGGGCGACACCTCGCTGGTCGACCCGATGGGCAAGGCGGTCGAGGCCCTAGCCTGGGCGGAGGGTATCGTGGCCGGCGAGGTGGATGTCGTGCGCGCTCGAGAGCTGCGACGGCGCCTGCCCTTCCTCGACGACCGCCGGCCGGAGGTGTACGCCTCGCTGGCCCCCACCCGGCCAGGGGACGGGGGGTAG
- a CDS encoding rhomboid family intramembrane serine protease → MDQNPAAIGPDPSAPAAPPRAPASLSRRLRALPVIVGLNAVVFVAWLAAARGSELWSLLAVNFMVSTNRLEHGLWWTLITAAFSHQELWHFLLNMVVLWSFGSVLERLLGSRLFTVFYLVSALVSSASHCLVSSFLLGDDRIAALGASGAVSAVLIAFALAFPRNKILLFGIVPIPALVGAALFVAIDLRGLFAQTRGAALPIGHGAHLGGALCGAVLWALLLRGRLRRPTSRPRQVPLSYDEVEVFERIRAKLNVEGPEALTPKERAFLEELRHRAIADER, encoded by the coding sequence GTGGACCAGAACCCCGCCGCCATCGGACCCGATCCGTCAGCCCCGGCCGCGCCGCCCCGCGCGCCGGCGTCGCTCAGTCGCCGGCTGCGCGCGCTGCCGGTGATCGTCGGCCTCAACGCCGTGGTGTTCGTGGCGTGGCTGGCCGCGGCCCGAGGCTCCGAGCTGTGGTCGCTGCTCGCGGTCAACTTCATGGTCAGCACCAACCGCCTCGAGCACGGCCTGTGGTGGACCCTGATCACCGCCGCCTTCTCCCACCAGGAGCTGTGGCACTTCCTGCTCAACATGGTGGTCCTGTGGAGCTTCGGCAGCGTGCTCGAGCGCCTCCTCGGCAGCCGTCTCTTCACCGTTTTCTACCTGGTGTCCGCGCTCGTCTCGTCCGCGAGCCACTGCCTGGTGTCGTCGTTCCTGCTCGGTGACGACCGGATCGCGGCGCTCGGGGCCTCCGGCGCGGTGAGCGCGGTCCTGATCGCGTTCGCGCTCGCCTTCCCGCGGAACAAGATCCTGCTGTTCGGGATCGTGCCGATCCCGGCGCTGGTCGGGGCCGCGCTGTTCGTGGCGATCGACCTGCGGGGCCTGTTCGCGCAGACCCGCGGGGCGGCCCTCCCGATCGGGCACGGCGCCCACCTCGGAGGAGCGCTGTGCGGGGCCGTGCTGTGGGCCCTCCTCCTGCGCGGGCGGCTGCGCCGGCCGACCTCCCGCCCGCGGCAGGTCCCGCTCTCGTACGACGAGGTCGAGGTCTTCGAGCGGATCCGCGCGAAGCTGAACGTCGAGGGGCCGGAGGCGCTGACGCCCAAGGAGCGGGCCTTCCTCGAGGAGCTGCGTCATCGCGCGATCGCCGACGAACGGTAG
- a CDS encoding VWA domain-containing protein yields the protein MRRLPAQLIVASLLALAIGPALAQAQEVTGRFVGETTVNVIEVPVRVIDAATGEPVTDLAASDFRILEDGVEQPISNFIEIRDTVAVRPPAGAPAGGGEPAVPAARPLEIVYFVDLYLMYRADRDRAIEGLEAQYRQGAPDGERVSLVVFDGELETLVDRTGDRQEILDGLAVLRTIDANGIKQRISFTEALSESSTANQRDVGYYEHRQRNAEFMYELERKASQVGNAILATMARYGTADGRRVLIAMTPGYPKTDWSPTYNALDFLDATVEYPQENLWRQISRQAADLGFTLYTVDTSGLNSSFPSDVTIGVNDSVGQIIQDSLVQDSADGSASAEFEDPSGPRGGSTGANLNDTSQNLGQWLERARKSLLITSAADTGGNALFPAAVDRAVEEIRRELDQYYSIGYVAQHSGDGATYAIDVELPGHPDYRLIHRTAYVDQPAATRAAQALRSEMLFGADANPLGIRVEVGELDSRFRIGAAGSKRVRVPLVVKIPYARLAMIPRGDLYWGKVVITFFGEDAKGNQSELASFEQPITVESGLYEEAVARGFFKYSATVEVEGGQQKVFVGVQDTLGGRTTIIPHELGS from the coding sequence ATGAGACGGCTTCCCGCACAGCTGATCGTCGCGTCGCTGCTGGCGCTGGCCATCGGGCCCGCGCTGGCGCAGGCGCAGGAGGTCACCGGCCGGTTCGTCGGCGAGACGACCGTCAACGTGATCGAGGTCCCGGTCCGGGTGATCGACGCGGCGACCGGCGAGCCGGTGACCGATCTCGCCGCCTCTGACTTCCGGATCCTCGAGGACGGGGTCGAGCAGCCGATCTCCAACTTCATCGAGATCAGGGACACGGTGGCCGTCCGTCCGCCGGCCGGGGCCCCGGCTGGAGGCGGGGAGCCGGCCGTCCCGGCCGCCAGGCCGCTCGAGATCGTCTACTTCGTCGACCTCTACCTGATGTACCGCGCCGATCGCGATCGCGCGATCGAGGGCCTCGAGGCGCAGTACCGCCAGGGCGCTCCCGACGGCGAGCGGGTGTCGCTGGTGGTCTTCGACGGCGAGCTCGAGACCCTCGTCGACCGCACCGGCGACCGTCAGGAGATCCTCGACGGGCTGGCCGTCCTGCGCACCATCGACGCCAACGGCATCAAGCAGCGCATCTCGTTCACCGAGGCGCTGTCCGAGTCGTCGACCGCCAACCAGCGCGACGTCGGGTACTACGAGCACCGGCAGCGCAACGCCGAGTTCATGTACGAGCTCGAGCGCAAGGCGAGCCAGGTCGGCAACGCCATCCTCGCGACCATGGCCCGCTACGGGACCGCCGATGGACGCCGCGTGCTCATCGCCATGACCCCCGGCTACCCGAAGACCGACTGGTCGCCGACCTACAACGCCCTCGACTTCCTCGACGCCACCGTCGAGTACCCGCAGGAGAACCTGTGGCGACAGATCTCCCGCCAGGCCGCCGACCTCGGATTCACGCTGTACACCGTCGACACCTCGGGGCTGAACTCGTCCTTCCCGTCGGACGTGACCATCGGCGTGAACGACTCGGTGGGCCAGATCATCCAGGACTCGCTCGTCCAGGACAGCGCCGACGGCAGCGCGAGCGCCGAGTTCGAGGACCCGTCCGGACCGCGCGGCGGCAGCACCGGCGCCAACCTCAACGACACCTCCCAGAACCTCGGCCAGTGGCTCGAGCGGGCGCGCAAGAGCCTGCTCATCACCTCGGCCGCCGACACCGGCGGCAACGCGCTGTTCCCAGCCGCGGTCGACCGGGCGGTCGAGGAGATCCGGCGCGAGCTCGACCAGTACTACTCGATCGGCTACGTCGCCCAGCACTCGGGAGACGGCGCGACCTACGCGATCGATGTCGAGCTGCCCGGGCACCCCGACTACCGCCTGATCCACCGCACCGCCTACGTCGACCAGCCGGCCGCCACCCGCGCGGCCCAGGCCCTGCGGTCGGAGATGCTGTTCGGCGCCGACGCCAACCCGCTCGGCATCCGGGTCGAGGTCGGCGAGCTCGACAGCCGGTTTCGGATCGGGGCCGCGGGGTCGAAGCGGGTCAGGGTCCCGCTCGTGGTCAAGATCCCGTACGCGCGGCTCGCGATGATCCCTCGCGGCGACCTGTACTGGGGCAAGGTCGTGATCACCTTCTTCGGCGAGGACGCGAAGGGCAACCAGAGCGAGCTGGCGAGCTTCGAGCAGCCGATCACGGTCGAGTCCGGGCTCTACGAGGAGGCAGTGGCGCGGGGGTTCTTCAAGTACTCCGCCACGGTCGAGGTGGAAGGCGGCCAGCAGAAGGTCTTCGTCGGCGTCCAGGACACGCTGGGAGGTCGCACCACCATCATCCCGCACGAGCTCGGATCCTGA
- a CDS encoding GGDEF domain-containing protein — translation MRGPGSTTAIVGGLLVAAAWIAGAAGLPATYRAGVRILPGLLALLLLVLAWRFRRSRLAVAAATVAVTDLLLRGPLAASVAHGTGPGLATLGLLLPINLGLLIWLGDRPLQRPWSLLHLASIGVQPWLASLLIRAWQRPGGGAPSASWVDLLGSPQAAALAFLMAVVFAALAFAAHRVTFEVALLWVLAATALAVLAPGDPAQRSLLLAAAQLALLAGVIEDSYRLAYHDQLTGLPGRRALDETLERLDGEYVIAMADIDRFKRFNDRYGHEAGDQALRMVADELTHAGEGGRAFRYGGEEFALLFAGRTPAPVSLALEQLRAAIEARIFTIRSPDRPSEKPEEPVAPSGATERVTLTVSIGAAAPGPHHPRPGDVLHAADAALYRAKRRGRNRVVVDGVRSTSRSAAEGRGRRAASQRSIFDEDATD, via the coding sequence ATGCGAGGGCCAGGCAGCACGACCGCAATCGTCGGGGGCCTGCTGGTGGCGGCGGCGTGGATCGCCGGCGCCGCCGGGCTGCCCGCGACCTACCGCGCCGGGGTGCGCATCCTCCCGGGGCTGCTCGCGCTGCTGCTGCTGGTCCTGGCGTGGCGCTTCCGGCGCAGCCGGCTGGCGGTCGCGGCGGCCACAGTCGCCGTGACCGACCTCCTGCTGCGCGGCCCGCTGGCCGCCTCCGTTGCCCACGGCACAGGCCCCGGCCTGGCCACCCTCGGCCTGCTGCTGCCGATCAACCTCGGCCTGCTCATCTGGCTCGGCGACCGCCCGCTGCAGCGGCCGTGGTCCCTGCTCCACCTCGCGTCGATCGGCGTCCAGCCGTGGTTGGCCTCGCTGCTGATCAGGGCCTGGCAGCGCCCGGGCGGCGGGGCGCCGTCCGCCTCCTGGGTCGACCTTCTCGGGTCGCCCCAGGCCGCGGCGCTCGCGTTCCTGATGGCGGTGGTGTTCGCCGCCCTCGCCTTCGCGGCCCACCGGGTGACCTTCGAGGTGGCGCTGCTGTGGGTGCTGGCGGCGACCGCGCTCGCCGTGCTCGCGCCCGGCGACCCCGCTCAGCGCTCGCTGCTGCTGGCCGCGGCCCAGCTGGCGCTGCTGGCCGGGGTGATCGAGGACTCCTACCGGCTCGCCTACCACGACCAGCTCACCGGCCTGCCGGGCCGCCGTGCCCTCGACGAGACCCTGGAGCGGCTGGACGGAGAGTACGTGATCGCGATGGCCGACATCGATCGCTTCAAGCGCTTCAACGACCGCTACGGGCACGAGGCCGGCGACCAGGCGCTGCGCATGGTCGCCGACGAGCTGACCCACGCCGGCGAGGGCGGCCGCGCCTTCCGCTACGGCGGCGAGGAGTTCGCGCTGCTGTTCGCCGGCCGGACGCCCGCCCCGGTCAGCCTGGCGCTCGAGCAGCTGCGCGCCGCCATCGAGGCCCGCATCTTCACCATCCGCTCGCCGGACCGGCCGTCCGAGAAGCCGGAGGAGCCGGTCGCCCCCTCCGGCGCGACCGAGCGGGTCACGCTCACGGTGAGCATCGGCGCCGCCGCGCCCGGGCCCCACCACCCGCGGCCGGGCGACGTGCTCCACGCCGCCGACGCCGCCCTCTACCGGGCGAAGCGCCGCGGCCGCAATCGAGTGGTGGTCGACGGCGTGCGCTCGACGTCGCGCAGCGCGGCGGAGGGCCGGGGGCGCCGGGCGGCGTCGCAGCGGTCGATCTTCGACGAGGACGCGACGGACTGA
- a CDS encoding prenyltransferase has protein sequence MLKLAPFAGVARAPFLLLPFTLIAAGAAAAFYDGAFSWRSTLLALLGLVSLHAAVNAFNEWSDMRTGIDLATQRTPFSGGSGTLPAGGMSVRTALVFAIACSLLGLAVGIWFLGRVGLVLLPIMVAGALCVLIYTDVLARLGIGEVAAGLGLGGLPVVGAALVNSGEISAAAVAAGIPATFMTFNLLLLNEFPDEAADRAGGRRNLVVLFGRRPAALAWAAAAVATPLSIVAAVGMSILPLPCLAACLPSLLLVGPMRWVVSDPMQPVPIPAMGANVAWNLATNTVLAIALVVATLF, from the coding sequence ATGCTGAAGCTCGCACCCTTCGCCGGCGTCGCCCGCGCGCCCTTCCTGCTGCTGCCCTTCACCCTGATCGCCGCGGGGGCCGCCGCCGCGTTCTACGACGGGGCCTTCTCGTGGCGGTCGACGCTGCTCGCGCTTCTCGGCCTGGTTTCGCTCCACGCGGCGGTCAACGCCTTCAACGAGTGGAGCGACATGCGCACCGGCATCGACCTGGCCACGCAGCGGACGCCGTTCTCCGGCGGCAGCGGCACCCTGCCGGCGGGCGGCATGAGCGTTCGGACGGCGCTCGTCTTCGCGATCGCTTGCTCGCTGCTCGGCCTGGCGGTCGGGATCTGGTTCCTGGGCCGGGTGGGGCTGGTGCTGCTGCCGATCATGGTGGCCGGCGCGCTGTGCGTCCTGATCTACACCGACGTGCTGGCGAGGCTCGGGATCGGCGAGGTCGCGGCCGGGCTCGGGCTGGGCGGACTGCCGGTGGTCGGGGCCGCGCTCGTCAACAGCGGCGAGATCTCGGCGGCGGCCGTCGCGGCCGGGATCCCGGCCACGTTCATGACCTTCAACCTGCTGCTTCTCAACGAGTTTCCGGACGAAGCGGCGGACCGCGCCGGGGGCCGCAGGAACCTCGTCGTGCTGTTCGGTCGGCGGCCCGCAGCGCTGGCCTGGGCCGCCGCCGCGGTCGCCACGCCACTGTCGATCGTGGCGGCGGTCGGGATGTCCATCCTGCCGCTGCCGTGCCTGGCGGCGTGCCTGCCGTCGCTGCTCCTCGTTGGCCCCATGCGCTGGGTCGTCTCCGACCCGATGCAACCGGTGCCGATCCCGGCGATGGGCGCCAACGTGGCCTGGAACCTCGCCACCAACACGGTGCTCGCGATCGCACTGGTCGTCGCGACGCTGTTCTGA
- a CDS encoding site-2 protease family protein, whose translation MSWAYRIARVSGIDIKIHVTFLLILLLGGMQWGRLHGTAGFIFGVLLMLALFACVTLHELGHSLAAQYFKIPVREIVLLPIGGVALLGKLPEKPRQELIIAAAGPAVNVVIAGALALVGAPVLATLDGRGLLEGAAPAPSPATFLFWLLAANVTLVAFNLIPAFPLDGGRMLRALLAMFTDYARATRIAAGIGQAAAVVLGILGVMSGNFILAIIAVLIFFGAGMESFQAKAKTVLTTLRVGDAYNKHALSLVPGDRISRVVDYLLTSYQPDFAVVLGGNLLGVVTRDDVLQALAQRPDDPYVAEVMERKVVRVEAADSLEQVQERMTEEKVRLVAVFSGERFLGLVSAEDLREALSVLLFVRRQERLALQEA comes from the coding sequence ATGAGCTGGGCGTACCGGATCGCCAGGGTCTCTGGCATCGACATCAAGATCCACGTCACCTTCCTGCTGATCCTGCTGCTCGGCGGCATGCAGTGGGGACGGCTGCACGGGACCGCCGGCTTCATCTTCGGCGTGCTCCTGATGCTCGCCCTCTTCGCCTGCGTGACGCTCCACGAGCTCGGGCACAGCCTGGCCGCCCAGTACTTCAAGATTCCGGTGCGCGAGATCGTGCTGCTGCCAATCGGCGGCGTCGCCCTGCTCGGCAAGCTCCCCGAGAAGCCTCGCCAGGAGCTGATCATCGCCGCTGCCGGCCCGGCCGTGAACGTGGTGATCGCAGGAGCCCTGGCGCTGGTGGGCGCTCCGGTGCTCGCGACCCTGGACGGCCGCGGTCTGCTCGAGGGCGCGGCGCCGGCGCCGTCACCCGCGACCTTCCTGTTCTGGCTGCTCGCCGCCAACGTCACCCTGGTGGCCTTCAACCTGATCCCCGCCTTCCCGCTCGACGGGGGCCGCATGCTGCGCGCGCTGCTGGCCATGTTCACCGACTACGCACGCGCCACCAGGATCGCTGCCGGCATCGGCCAGGCCGCGGCGGTGGTGCTCGGCATCCTCGGCGTGATGAGCGGCAACTTCATCCTCGCCATCATCGCGGTCCTCATATTCTTCGGCGCCGGCATGGAGAGCTTCCAGGCCAAGGCCAAGACGGTGCTGACCACGCTGCGGGTCGGCGACGCCTACAACAAGCACGCGCTGTCGCTGGTGCCCGGTGACCGCATCAGCCGCGTCGTCGACTACCTCCTGACCTCCTATCAGCCCGACTTCGCGGTCGTGCTCGGGGGCAACCTGCTCGGGGTCGTCACCCGGGACGACGTGCTCCAGGCGCTCGCCCAGCGGCCCGACGACCCCTACGTCGCCGAGGTCATGGAGCGCAAGGTGGTGCGGGTCGAGGCCGCCGACTCTCTCGAGCAGGTCCAGGAGCGCATGACCGAGGAGAAGGTGCGGCTGGTGGCGGTCTTCTCCGGCGAGCGGTTTCTCGGGCTGGTCAGCGCCGAGGACCTCCGCGAGGCGCTGTCGGTGCTGCTCTTCGTCCGCCGCCAGGAGCGGCTCGCCCTGCAGGAGGCATGA
- a CDS encoding MOSC domain-containing protein, whose product MIRVSRLFVYPVKSCRGIALDEAEVVVTGFAHDREWLVVDRSGAFMTQRDWPGLARVEVALTTDGLRLAAAGLPPLAVAAGADDGSRTVTIWGDRCAAVSAGPGPAGWFSELLGASCELVRLPPSSERPVDPRFAAANDRVGFADAFPFLLLSEASLAGLNRRLERPLTMDRFRPNIVIDGCGPHAEDGWSRIAIGGVGFRVVKPCARCVITTIDQRTGERGREPLRTLATYRLVGHKILFGQNLVHEGRGTIRVVDECVVVASAPPHSRADDR is encoded by the coding sequence ATGATCCGGGTCAGCAGGCTGTTTGTCTACCCGGTCAAGTCGTGCCGGGGGATCGCGCTCGACGAGGCCGAGGTGGTGGTCACCGGCTTCGCCCACGACCGCGAGTGGCTGGTCGTCGATCGCAGCGGCGCGTTCATGACCCAGCGCGACTGGCCGGGTCTGGCCAGGGTCGAGGTGGCGCTGACGACGGATGGGCTGCGGCTCGCCGCGGCCGGCCTGCCGCCGCTCGCCGTTGCGGCCGGCGCCGACGACGGCAGCCGCACGGTCACCATCTGGGGCGACCGCTGCGCCGCGGTCTCGGCCGGACCGGGGCCGGCAGGCTGGTTCTCCGAGCTGCTGGGCGCGAGCTGCGAGCTGGTGCGGCTGCCGCCGTCCAGCGAGCGCCCCGTAGATCCGCGGTTCGCCGCCGCCAACGACCGGGTCGGCTTCGCCGATGCCTTCCCGTTCCTGCTGCTGTCCGAGGCCTCGCTCGCCGGGCTCAACCGGCGCCTCGAGCGGCCGCTGACGATGGACCGCTTCCGGCCCAACATCGTGATCGACGGCTGCGGGCCGCATGCCGAGGACGGTTGGTCGCGGATCGCCATCGGCGGGGTCGGCTTCCGGGTTGTCAAGCCGTGCGCGCGCTGCGTGATCACGACCATCGACCAGCGCACCGGCGAGCGCGGGCGCGAGCCGCTGCGCACCCTCGCGACCTACCGCCTCGTCGGCCACAAGATCCTGTTCGGCCAGAACCTGGTCCACGAGGGCAGGGGGACGATTCGCGTCGTCGACGAGTGCGTCGTGGTGGCTTCCGCGCCGCCCCATTCTCGCGCCGACGATCGCTGA
- a CDS encoding DUF2007 domain-containing protein, with translation MFCTNPDCPDFLSTGAHGEFVDGVTACPYCRQPLAATLEDGGPLPALEPDPWSEPEAVLETSDPAELEVVKSILTGAEIPFLVRGHEQFKAFRGGHAAFRFNPQAGAVVILVPAERAEEARALLTEVEPTE, from the coding sequence ATGTTCTGCACCAACCCCGACTGCCCCGACTTCCTCTCGACCGGCGCCCACGGCGAGTTCGTCGACGGCGTGACCGCCTGCCCCTACTGCCGGCAGCCGCTCGCCGCGACGCTCGAGGACGGCGGGCCGCTCCCTGCCCTCGAGCCGGACCCGTGGTCGGAGCCCGAGGCGGTGCTCGAAACCTCCGACCCGGCCGAGCTCGAGGTCGTCAAGTCGATCCTGACCGGCGCCGAGATCCCATTCCTGGTTCGCGGCCACGAGCAGTTCAAGGCGTTCCGGGGCGGCCACGCCGCGTTCCGCTTCAACCCGCAGGCCGGCGCCGTGGTCATCCTGGTCCCGGCCGAGCGCGCCGAGGAAGCACGGGCGCTGCTCACCGAGGTCGAGCCCACCGAGTGA
- a CDS encoding DNRLRE domain-containing protein has product MSRLSLSAVLIILVSLAMAGLAPAQTIELAPIMDATLYEDAGGVLANGSGSYLFVGRTAQPLTRRALIAFDIAGAIPAGSTIITAELKIEVSKVSDPSDQTVFVHRVTESWGEGASDAPGQEGSGAPASPGDATWIHRSYPADPWTTAGGSFVPAASAQRAIGSIGSYSFNSTPQLVSDVQAWLDDPSGNFGWILLMTSTTNGTAKRFDSRENATANARPKLEIQYQASTQAPVANFSWSPQSPSAGQPVQFSDMSTGSPTAWAWDFGDGSGSSAAQNPSYTYGVAGTYNVTLVATNGNGNDTVTKQVMVSSGAALDTLYYLPAAAKSAGAQGSFFITDLDIQNGDANTATYQLLWLPRGADNSTPEASASFNLAAGAAVRYSDVLGEVFGFDDGAVGALAIASDSRDLTLMSRTYNSPPAGGTFGQAIPGYRGDQLIVEGERRRILFFTENGEFRSNLGLLNGTDQPTRVMWERFLPDGSSLGTGQADLPPWGNVQLNRIFADSQPVRAAYIEVWTSTTGGAFAAYGSVLDNESSDPTTVLPQ; this is encoded by the coding sequence ATGTCCAGACTGTCATTGAGCGCAGTTCTCATCATCCTCGTTTCGCTCGCCATGGCAGGCCTCGCGCCTGCCCAGACCATCGAGCTCGCGCCAATCATGGACGCCACCCTGTACGAGGACGCCGGGGGCGTCCTCGCCAACGGCTCCGGGTCGTACCTGTTCGTGGGGCGCACCGCGCAGCCTCTGACCCGTCGGGCACTGATCGCCTTCGACATCGCCGGCGCGATCCCGGCCGGCTCCACGATCATCACCGCCGAGCTGAAGATCGAGGTCTCGAAGGTCTCCGACCCCTCCGACCAGACGGTGTTCGTCCACCGGGTCACCGAGTCCTGGGGCGAGGGCGCGTCCGACGCGCCCGGCCAGGAAGGCTCGGGCGCCCCGGCCTCGCCGGGCGACGCGACGTGGATCCACCGCAGCTACCCGGCCGACCCGTGGACGACGGCCGGCGGCTCGTTCGTCCCGGCGGCCAGCGCGCAGCGCGCGATCGGCAGCATCGGCAGCTACTCCTTCAACTCCACGCCCCAGCTGGTCAGCGACGTCCAGGCCTGGCTCGACGACCCGTCCGGCAATTTCGGCTGGATCCTGCTCATGACCAGCACCACCAACGGCACGGCCAAGCGCTTCGACAGCCGCGAGAACGCCACCGCGAATGCCCGGCCCAAGCTGGAGATCCAGTACCAGGCCTCGACCCAGGCGCCGGTGGCCAACTTCTCGTGGAGCCCGCAGAGCCCCTCGGCGGGCCAGCCGGTTCAGTTCTCCGACATGTCGACCGGCAGCCCGACCGCCTGGGCCTGGGACTTCGGTGACGGCAGCGGGAGCTCGGCCGCGCAGAACCCGAGCTACACCTACGGCGTGGCCGGCACCTACAACGTCACCCTGGTCGCGACGAACGGCAACGGCAACGACACCGTCACCAAGCAGGTCATGGTCTCCTCCGGCGCCGCCCTCGACACCCTCTACTACCTGCCGGCCGCGGCCAAGTCCGCCGGGGCCCAGGGCTCCTTCTTCATCACCGACCTCGACATCCAGAACGGTGACGCCAACACCGCCACCTACCAGCTCCTGTGGCTGCCTCGGGGCGCGGACAACTCCACGCCCGAGGCCTCCGCGTCCTTCAACCTCGCCGCCGGCGCCGCGGTCCGCTACTCCGACGTCCTCGGCGAGGTCTTCGGCTTCGACGACGGCGCGGTTGGCGCTCTGGCCATCGCGTCCGACAGCCGCGACCTGACGCTGATGAGCCGTACCTACAACTCTCCGCCGGCCGGCGGCACCTTCGGCCAGGCCATCCCCGGCTACCGGGGGGACCAGCTGATCGTGGAGGGCGAGCGGCGCCGGATCCTGTTCTTCACCGAGAACGGTGAGTTCCGGTCCAACCTCGGCCTGCTCAACGGCACCGACCAGCCGACCCGCGTCATGTGGGAGCGCTTCCTGCCGGACGGCTCCTCTCTCGGCACCGGCCAGGCCGACCTGCCGCCGTGGGGCAATGTCCAGCTCAACCGGATCTTCGCCGACTCGCAGCCCGTCCGGGCGGCCTACATCGAGGTCTGGACATCCACCACCGGCGGTGCCTTCGCGGCCTACGGCTCGGTGCTCGACAATGAGAGCTCGGACCCGACCACGGTGCTGCCGCAGTAG